The Streptomyces sp. NL15-2K genome contains a region encoding:
- a CDS encoding WhiB family transcriptional regulator, with the protein MDWADRGLCRTQPDRMFAEGTAQNEAKAVCLDCPVRFECLAYALDHREEYGVWGAMTERERRALLRRRPAVTSWAEVFRAARTCEDAGQRFSAVRRDR; encoded by the coding sequence ATGGACTGGGCAGACCGAGGGCTGTGCCGGACGCAGCCTGACCGGATGTTCGCCGAAGGAACCGCCCAGAACGAGGCCAAGGCCGTGTGCCTCGACTGCCCGGTACGGTTCGAATGCCTCGCCTACGCCCTGGACCACCGCGAGGAGTACGGCGTGTGGGGCGCGATGACCGAACGGGAGCGCCGTGCGCTGCTGCGCCGCCGGCCAGCGGTGACCTCCTGGGCGGAAGTCTTCCGAGCGGCCCGGACGTGCGAGGACGCCGGGCAGCGATTCTCGGCCGTGCGGCGCGACCGCTGA
- a CDS encoding SsgA family sporulation/cell division regulator, with protein sequence MSTNQPGVQARLAPNARPELILDIERVLDLAARQTIRAEFRFDPGAPLVVSVELLIEGGPRVLWRIGRDLLQQGLYSVSGLGDVKMWPAHSEDRATAWLQLASRDMAALFELPVSPLEEWLEYTYELVPAGREIAEIDWEAATADLLQGP encoded by the coding sequence ATGAGCACCAACCAACCAGGCGTACAGGCCCGCTTGGCGCCGAACGCCCGTCCTGAGCTGATCCTGGACATCGAGCGCGTGCTGGACCTCGCCGCCCGGCAGACCATCAGGGCGGAGTTCCGGTTCGATCCGGGGGCTCCCCTGGTCGTGTCCGTGGAGCTTCTCATCGAGGGCGGCCCGCGTGTCCTGTGGCGGATCGGCCGCGACCTCCTCCAGCAGGGGCTGTACTCGGTGAGCGGCCTCGGTGACGTCAAGATGTGGCCGGCGCACTCCGAGGACCGGGCCACCGCGTGGCTTCAGCTGGCGTCCAGAGACATGGCGGCCCTGTTCGAGCTGCCCGTGTCCCCGCTGGAGGAGTGGCTGGAGTACACGTACGAGCTCGTTCCCGCCGGTCGCGAGATCGCCGAAATCGACTGGGAGGCCGCCACCGCGGATCTGCTCCAGGGCCCCTGA
- a CDS encoding alpha/beta hydrolase yields MSSEPVPDPGGPDRSAVVLDPLVQRLVDASAAPPYLYQFGPADGRQALLEIQGHTLDDFDLDADFRVAPVGPRGLVGFWLFRPARATGPLPVVVYLHGGRWMLGDARTHAGMIGELTAASGAAFVVPEYTRTPEARYPVALEESYAILTSVVEQADTLGLDGGRLALAGDCAGATMATALTMMGKQRGGPRIRAQLLYYPLTDPHFAGPSRDQFASGYLLTGEALDGYWRQYTVDACRLAEPTASPLRATPEDLTGLPPALIVTAEADVVRDEGEQYARLLRQARVPVTAVRYLGTVHDFASLSALQDSPPTLSAIRQGGRFLRDALADRL; encoded by the coding sequence TTGAGTTCCGAGCCCGTACCGGACCCAGGCGGGCCCGATCGCTCCGCCGTCGTCCTCGATCCACTCGTGCAACGGCTCGTCGACGCCTCCGCCGCGCCGCCCTATCTGTACCAGTTCGGCCCGGCCGACGGGCGCCAGGCGCTGCTGGAGATCCAGGGTCATACGCTCGACGACTTCGACCTGGACGCCGATTTCCGGGTGGCACCGGTGGGCCCCCGAGGGCTCGTCGGCTTCTGGCTGTTCCGGCCGGCACGGGCGACGGGCCCCCTTCCCGTGGTCGTGTACCTGCACGGCGGCCGGTGGATGCTGGGTGACGCCCGCACCCACGCGGGAATGATCGGCGAGCTGACGGCGGCGAGTGGCGCCGCCTTCGTGGTGCCCGAGTACACCCGCACCCCGGAGGCCCGCTACCCGGTCGCGCTGGAGGAGTCGTACGCGATCTTGACCTCGGTGGTCGAGCAGGCCGACACCCTGGGGCTGGACGGTGGCAGGCTCGCCCTGGCAGGGGACTGCGCCGGTGCGACCATGGCCACGGCGCTCACCATGATGGGCAAGCAGCGGGGCGGGCCCCGTATCCGGGCGCAGTTGTTGTACTACCCGCTGACCGACCCGCACTTCGCCGGCCCGTCGCGGGACCAGTTCGCTTCCGGCTACCTCCTGACGGGTGAAGCTCTGGACGGGTACTGGCGCCAGTACACCGTCGACGCATGCCGGCTCGCCGAACCCACTGCCTCGCCGCTGCGGGCGACGCCCGAAGACCTCACCGGACTTCCTCCCGCTCTGATCGTGACGGCGGAGGCGGACGTCGTACGGGACGAGGGCGAGCAGTACGCCCGCCTGCTGCGGCAGGCCCGTGTCCCGGTGACCGCGGTCCGCTACCTGGGGACAGTGCACGACTTCGCGTCCCTGAGTGCTCTGCAGGACAGCCCGCCGACGCTTTCAGCGATCAGGCAGGGCGGTCGCTTCCTCAGGGACGCTCTCGCCGACCGGCTCTGA
- a CDS encoding alpha/beta hydrolase, translated as MNHTPVVFIHGTWLHALSWESWAERFASRGFLTFTPGWPGEPAAVREMRKSSETLAGIGLDMLTDHYAEIVRSFEIAPVIVGHSVGGLIAQHLIGANIGRAAVAIAPAPINGIPLPDSSARLWTPRRADDAEPEQLVPLSPEQFHHAFANTVAAEESDRLFERYVVPTPHRLLADLGHAGTVRSPRTVADVGNADRGPLLLISGQEDLLMPDSVTRAVFKQYGDSTAVTDLKQFADRAHSLVIDSGWRFVADYVLGWLDERGLRAYLA; from the coding sequence GTGAACCACACTCCCGTCGTCTTCATCCACGGCACCTGGCTGCACGCGCTGTCCTGGGAGTCATGGGCGGAGCGCTTCGCCAGCCGGGGGTTCCTCACCTTCACCCCCGGATGGCCGGGGGAGCCGGCCGCCGTCCGGGAGATGCGCAAGTCTTCCGAGACGCTCGCCGGCATTGGCCTGGACATGCTGACAGACCACTACGCGGAAATCGTACGTTCATTCGAAATCGCGCCGGTGATCGTCGGCCACTCGGTGGGCGGCCTCATCGCGCAGCATCTCATCGGTGCCAACATCGGCCGGGCCGCGGTGGCCATCGCACCCGCCCCGATCAACGGCATCCCGCTGCCCGACTCCTCGGCCCGGTTGTGGACCCCTCGCCGGGCCGACGACGCCGAACCCGAACAGCTGGTGCCCCTGTCTCCGGAGCAGTTTCACCATGCCTTCGCGAACACCGTCGCGGCGGAGGAGTCCGACCGGCTCTTCGAGCGCTACGTCGTACCGACGCCCCACCGTCTGCTCGCCGACCTCGGGCACGCGGGCACGGTACGCAGCCCGCGTACCGTGGCGGATGTCGGCAACGCGGACCGTGGCCCGCTCCTGCTGATCTCCGGGCAGGAGGACCTGCTGATGCCCGACTCCGTCACGCGCGCGGTGTTCAAGCAGTACGGCGACTCCACGGCCGTGACCGACCTCAAGCAGTTCGCGGATCGCGCGCACTCCCTGGTCATCGACAGCGGGTGGAGATTCGTCGCCGACTATGTGCTCGGCTGGCTGGACGAACGCGGCCTCCGCGCCTACCTCGCGTAA
- a CDS encoding AAA family ATPase, translating to MEAAHSSVHGCEPVVSLMGRQAEIARILEMVEGRGDPRMLFVLGEAGTGKSKLLAVAVDHARTNGMLVLASQGIEAESRQSFASLHQLLLPLLPDLAPLAGHLRKALETAFGIVPADGPSDPMLLRVAVLMLLTEVSRRQRVLLAIDDVQHFDRDSLDVLGFVMRRLPAQDVPVVLAARGQTPPDGVPADLHTVLLGPLTEQAAAELLDAQPHAPTGRTRIDLLRQAGGNPLAIIELCRATGTDGAGVLPGGGLPRTERIQELYAARLRALPDVTQRLILYAAASQYEDLATIMAAAGEGPDLSGWASAEEAGLVTVMDGRVVFRHPLARAGSYQAAPAYLRQQAHQDLAAALTTDPARRAWHLAAACVGEDESVAAALEDTAELAERRGGFSAAAQALQRSAECSPTPADRARRYAKALRAANSAGDPSWVGELYDKVTALAEDRDVLGMAACGAGLALSLFGHQRQGFQVLMSALEPDPPRDDMTVVALASILSAVAFQSGLPEVNRPIAALLDGVEVGNRDTPYTELAMTENSAAVQAAALAAADPADAAELLRGIRRRPGTPEPQAGVAEMTRVNSLGAVAWYADESDLCVESFRRAYAMHSAYGAMGSAAPSLSTMGAALIDTGRWAEADEHLAKTAALAAVHKWRHVQIDVEALQVTLRALRGDSAARTSDAAWTAVGLEENRATRARLLRAAGTAAAVIGDFDHAYRSFRSLFGEDGTPVHYFLSPRSVADLAAAAQRTGRQEEAVYILAAVRDAMGPRPTTRMMLLMHHAAALTGDAKDTEHHFRLATVNPVGDQWPLARAQARLHYAQWLRRRRRPLDARPLLATALESFTRLGASALAEEARAELRASGVATSPAPADPLAELTAQQRQIVRLAARGLRNREIAERLMLSPRTISSHLYNVYPKLGVSSRNQLRDLFDDL from the coding sequence ATGGAGGCTGCGCACAGCAGTGTGCACGGCTGCGAACCCGTTGTGTCCCTGATGGGCCGGCAGGCCGAGATCGCTCGCATCCTGGAGATGGTCGAGGGCCGTGGCGACCCTCGGATGCTGTTCGTGCTCGGCGAGGCCGGCACGGGCAAGTCGAAGCTGCTGGCGGTCGCGGTCGACCACGCGCGGACCAACGGGATGCTCGTCCTGGCATCCCAGGGCATCGAGGCGGAGTCGAGACAGTCGTTCGCGTCCCTGCACCAGTTACTCCTTCCCCTTTTGCCCGACCTCGCCCCGCTTGCCGGCCATCTGCGGAAGGCGCTGGAGACGGCGTTCGGTATCGTTCCCGCCGACGGACCGTCCGACCCCATGCTGCTGCGTGTGGCGGTCCTGATGCTGCTGACGGAGGTCTCCCGCCGGCAACGCGTACTGCTGGCCATCGACGACGTTCAGCACTTCGACCGGGACTCCCTCGACGTCCTCGGCTTCGTGATGCGCCGCCTCCCCGCGCAGGACGTGCCGGTGGTGCTGGCGGCGCGCGGGCAGACGCCTCCTGACGGCGTTCCGGCGGACCTGCACACCGTGCTGTTGGGGCCGCTGACCGAACAGGCCGCAGCCGAACTCCTGGACGCCCAGCCGCACGCGCCCACCGGCCGGACACGGATCGATCTGCTGCGCCAGGCCGGTGGAAACCCGCTGGCCATCATCGAACTGTGCCGTGCGACCGGTACGGACGGCGCGGGAGTACTGCCCGGCGGCGGACTGCCGCGGACAGAGCGTATCCAGGAGCTGTACGCCGCCCGGCTGCGCGCCCTGCCGGATGTGACCCAGCGGCTGATCCTGTACGCCGCGGCGTCGCAGTACGAAGACCTCGCCACGATCATGGCCGCCGCAGGCGAGGGGCCGGACCTGTCGGGATGGGCCTCGGCCGAGGAGGCCGGCCTCGTGACCGTCATGGACGGCCGGGTCGTCTTCCGGCACCCACTGGCACGCGCGGGTTCCTATCAGGCGGCGCCGGCCTACCTCCGACAGCAGGCGCACCAGGATCTGGCCGCCGCCCTCACGACCGATCCGGCCCGCCGCGCGTGGCACCTGGCCGCCGCGTGTGTCGGGGAGGACGAGTCCGTGGCGGCGGCCCTCGAGGACACCGCCGAACTCGCCGAGCGGCGGGGTGGTTTCTCCGCGGCGGCCCAGGCCCTGCAACGGTCCGCCGAGTGCAGCCCCACGCCCGCGGACCGGGCGCGCCGGTACGCGAAGGCGCTGAGAGCCGCCAACAGCGCCGGCGACCCCTCGTGGGTCGGCGAGCTGTACGACAAGGTCACCGCGCTGGCTGAGGACCGGGACGTGCTGGGTATGGCGGCCTGTGGGGCGGGCCTGGCCCTGTCGCTGTTCGGTCACCAGCGGCAGGGGTTCCAGGTGCTGATGAGCGCTTTGGAACCGGATCCGCCCAGGGACGACATGACGGTGGTCGCTCTGGCCAGCATACTTTCGGCCGTCGCGTTCCAGTCGGGTCTGCCCGAGGTCAATCGCCCGATCGCCGCTCTGCTGGACGGGGTCGAGGTCGGCAACCGCGATACTCCCTACACCGAGCTGGCGATGACCGAGAACTCCGCCGCCGTGCAGGCCGCCGCCCTGGCCGCGGCCGATCCTGCCGACGCCGCCGAGTTGTTGCGGGGCATCCGCCGGCGGCCGGGCACGCCGGAGCCGCAGGCCGGCGTCGCGGAGATGACCCGGGTCAACTCGCTCGGCGCGGTGGCCTGGTACGCCGACGAGTCCGACCTGTGCGTGGAGTCCTTCCGTCGGGCGTACGCCATGCACAGCGCCTACGGTGCCATGGGCTCGGCCGCGCCCTCGCTCTCGACCATGGGCGCGGCGCTGATCGACACGGGCCGGTGGGCGGAGGCCGACGAGCACCTGGCGAAGACCGCGGCGCTGGCCGCGGTTCACAAGTGGAGGCATGTGCAGATCGACGTCGAGGCGCTGCAGGTGACCCTGCGCGCCCTGCGCGGCGACTCGGCCGCCAGAACATCGGACGCGGCCTGGACGGCGGTCGGCCTGGAAGAGAACCGCGCCACCCGGGCACGCCTCCTGCGGGCCGCCGGTACCGCTGCGGCGGTGATCGGTGACTTCGACCACGCCTACCGGTCGTTCCGGTCGCTGTTCGGTGAGGACGGTACGCCTGTGCACTACTTCCTGTCGCCCCGCTCGGTCGCCGATCTCGCCGCGGCAGCCCAGCGGACGGGCCGGCAGGAGGAGGCGGTGTACATCCTCGCGGCGGTGCGCGATGCCATGGGGCCGCGGCCGACGACGCGGATGATGCTGCTGATGCATCACGCCGCCGCGCTGACCGGCGATGCGAAGGACACCGAACACCACTTCCGTCTGGCCACGGTGAACCCGGTGGGCGATCAATGGCCCCTGGCCCGGGCACAGGCGAGGCTGCACTACGCACAATGGCTGCGCAGGCGGCGACGCCCCTTGGACGCCCGCCCGCTCCTGGCCACGGCGCTCGAGTCGTTCACGCGGCTCGGCGCGTCCGCTCTGGCCGAGGAGGCGCGCGCCGAACTGCGGGCGAGCGGCGTCGCCACCTCTCCCGCCCCGGCCGACCCGCTGGCGGAGCTGACCGCCCAGCAGCGCCAGATCGTACGGCTGGCGGCACGGGGGCTGCGCAACCGGGAGATCGCCGAGCGGTTGATGCTCTCCCCGCGCACGATCAGCAGCCACCTCTACAACGTGTATCCGAAGCTGGGTGTCAGCAGCCGCAACCAGCTCCGCGATCTGTTCGACGATCTGTGA
- a CDS encoding sigma-70 family RNA polymerase sigma factor, translating into MNEIPAGAGPAEDAALTRAAQSGDVSALALLLERHRPGMRAVALSVLGPGPDVDDVMQEAALVALRRIVDVRDPEAVGPWLRMVVRNCCRTLLRAARRVEPMEAVPLHASGATPEQALLSHALRDWVWEAVEALSPTLRLPLVLRYFSTQVTSYQQIAEACAVPVSTVRSRLSQARGALAQALTATAASAHDDVSRRTEASWQEAHETLAAAERGEFGKVVKDRYSPEVSLLAGGQRLGGAGLLLAGMDGDLSAGVRQRPLHVVAGRSLVVWEMELVSPPDDPDHCPPGVAWIMSLDGGRFDRVSLYHAARPEPTPAPAPAPAPAAA; encoded by the coding sequence ATGAACGAGATACCCGCAGGCGCCGGCCCGGCGGAGGACGCGGCTCTGACCCGGGCGGCGCAGTCGGGCGATGTGTCGGCGCTGGCCCTGCTGCTGGAGCGGCACCGGCCCGGGATGCGTGCGGTGGCGCTCAGTGTGCTGGGGCCGGGCCCGGACGTGGACGACGTCATGCAGGAGGCGGCGCTGGTGGCACTGCGCCGGATCGTGGACGTCCGCGATCCGGAGGCCGTGGGGCCTTGGCTGCGCATGGTCGTACGCAACTGCTGCCGCACACTGCTGCGGGCCGCCCGGCGGGTCGAGCCCATGGAGGCGGTCCCCCTGCATGCTTCCGGCGCCACGCCCGAACAGGCCCTGCTAAGCCATGCGTTGCGGGACTGGGTGTGGGAGGCCGTCGAGGCGTTGTCGCCGACGCTGCGTCTGCCGCTCGTCCTGCGGTACTTCTCCACCCAGGTCACCTCCTACCAGCAGATCGCCGAGGCCTGCGCGGTTCCGGTGAGCACGGTGCGCAGCCGGCTGAGCCAGGCGCGCGGCGCCCTCGCTCAGGCCCTCACCGCCACCGCGGCCTCGGCCCACGACGACGTGTCACGTCGTACCGAAGCCAGTTGGCAGGAGGCGCACGAGACGCTCGCGGCCGCTGAGCGCGGCGAGTTCGGCAAGGTGGTCAAGGACCGCTACTCCCCCGAGGTCTCGCTGCTGGCCGGAGGCCAACGGCTCGGCGGCGCCGGCCTCTTGCTGGCGGGGATGGACGGGGATCTCTCGGCGGGGGTGCGCCAGCGTCCGTTGCACGTGGTGGCCGGGCGATCGCTGGTGGTCTGGGAGATGGAGCTGGTCAGCCCGCCCGACGACCCGGATCACTGCCCGCCCGGTGTCGCCTGGATCATGTCGCTGGACGGCGGCCGCTTCGACCGGGTCTCCCTCTACCACGCGGCGCGCCCGGAGCCGACGCCTGCGCCTGCGCCTGCGCCTGCGCCTGCCGCGGCCTGA
- a CDS encoding alpha/beta hydrolase: MRTSTAHTDPLSPGTHSSRTGGIVQRYHVHGRGPVCVAHSGGPGIFYDYLRMPALEEHLTMVYVEPVGTAEDSRLPSHPHGYTRERYSRFLQVLINRLGVSKVHLLGHSHGAFVAAHHALHRPEQVAGVVLYEGAPVTGPEHGAEASRMVEAFVAKHAGHPGLPDVLTAFGAMADISSDEQTLGVARGVLPSYFADYWGNEERLAPFRDAIRATYISGLDENLVPDVIDDRAALKGLEPPALIVVGRHDVICGPRWALELDELIPDSQLLVLENSGHMGHIEEPELFAGAVRDFVLRTTAARDDAP, encoded by the coding sequence ATGAGAACATCCACCGCCCACACCGACCCCCTCTCCCCCGGCACACACTCCTCCCGGACGGGCGGAATCGTCCAGCGCTATCACGTCCACGGCCGCGGCCCGGTGTGCGTGGCGCACTCCGGTGGTCCCGGTATCTTCTACGACTACCTGCGCATGCCCGCCCTCGAAGAGCACCTGACGATGGTCTACGTCGAACCCGTGGGCACCGCCGAGGACAGCCGGCTGCCCTCGCATCCGCACGGCTACACCCGCGAGCGCTACAGCCGCTTCCTCCAGGTGCTGATCAACCGGCTCGGCGTGTCCAAGGTGCATCTGCTGGGGCATTCGCACGGCGCCTTCGTGGCCGCCCATCACGCCCTGCACCGCCCCGAGCAGGTGGCGGGCGTCGTGCTGTACGAAGGCGCCCCCGTCACCGGACCCGAGCACGGCGCCGAGGCGAGCCGCATGGTGGAGGCGTTCGTCGCCAAGCACGCGGGCCACCCCGGACTGCCCGATGTCCTGACCGCGTTCGGTGCCATGGCCGACATCTCCAGCGACGAGCAGACCCTGGGGGTCGCACGGGGCGTGCTGCCCTCCTACTTCGCCGACTACTGGGGCAACGAGGAGCGGCTGGCCCCGTTCCGGGATGCGATCCGGGCCACGTACATCTCGGGCCTGGACGAGAACCTCGTACCCGATGTCATCGACGATCGCGCCGCCCTCAAGGGACTGGAGCCGCCGGCTCTGATCGTCGTGGGCCGGCATGACGTGATCTGCGGGCCTCGCTGGGCGCTCGAACTCGACGAGCTGATCCCCGACTCGCAGCTGCTGGTGCTGGAGAACAGCGGCCACATGGGGCACATCGAGGAGCCCGAGCTGTTCGCGGGCGCGGTCCGTGACTTCGTCCTCCGGACCACCGCCGCCCGGGACGATGCCCCGTAG
- a CDS encoding AAA family ATPase has product MVGRESEQEVLSAFVAASGGQALVLRGDAGVGKSALLDHVVELATAEKHRVIRAVGVEAESELPFAGLHQFLYPLLTYIDRLDDAHRGVFDVVFGRGEGTPPSVMTLGIAVLDLLSLAASQQPLLLVLDDGQWFDTSSTEVCGFVGRRLTGSSVKLVVGLRCEVSSGFDTAALPELAVTTLSERVSEQLLDRHHPGLDPQIRRLVLDEAQGNPLALLELPPYLRGGRTGRSPGELFGYTGIPLPQRLQQVYGARIKSLGEPVRAELLRGALDGVGAGTAADRTRSTRYRMREADDASACGLLDVDPLSGDFVFRHPLVRSTVVHMATPNERRAAHAALAEVHRDDVERRATHLAASTVDPDEEVAAALEAAAESATRRGGAVAAVAWLTRAAELSENREERSRRLGSATFVAGDAGRLDQARQLVRSDTGSGSNDSRASVVVSGYVASLAASREDGDVRSAQRQVFATIEGMRADGVGEPNEMLTRLVDLLLAVDLYAGDGDAWERTHELLDSLGDLVSSHSRIYQDAWSDVARRGAGVRERVEHAFSGLRDLEPSDVAKLAMAAYHVDTLSPYRPHLQRTVDREVETGALTNAMTMLQMIMMDQLAVGEWGEAEHTGQRCLELATTHRHTLFVHHTQAQLGLLAALRGQVERARQLQATVDTWARPRGVGFLTQTADAIGTTAALAEGDYEAAYLHAIGITPPGTFALYAHQAPRTLLDLVEAALHTGRTEQARTHALAAQNVNLPDISPRLALITYGALAMTTTDPTEAENMYHRAQTHPAAPYFPFELARIRLAHGIRQRHTQGRKAARPALTLAAETFERLGAPTWAERARAELRAAGASTVTSSAHLAALTWQERRIADLAAGGLTNKEIGERMHLSPRTVSSHLYRVFPKLGITSRAALRDALGKIPGDQNV; this is encoded by the coding sequence ATGGTCGGCCGGGAAAGCGAGCAGGAGGTGCTGTCGGCGTTCGTGGCGGCCTCCGGAGGGCAGGCTCTCGTCCTGCGCGGTGACGCAGGTGTGGGCAAGAGCGCCCTGCTGGACCACGTCGTCGAACTCGCGACGGCCGAGAAACACAGGGTGATCAGGGCGGTCGGCGTCGAGGCCGAGTCGGAACTGCCGTTCGCCGGTCTGCATCAGTTCCTGTATCCGCTGCTCACCTACATCGACCGGCTGGACGACGCGCACCGGGGGGTCTTCGACGTCGTCTTCGGCCGGGGCGAGGGCACACCCCCCTCGGTCATGACGCTCGGGATCGCCGTCCTCGACCTGCTCTCCCTCGCGGCGTCGCAGCAGCCCCTCCTACTGGTGCTCGACGACGGCCAGTGGTTCGACACCTCCAGCACCGAGGTGTGCGGTTTCGTGGGGCGCCGGCTGACCGGCAGCTCGGTGAAGCTCGTCGTCGGCCTGCGCTGCGAGGTTTCCTCGGGCTTCGACACGGCCGCGCTGCCCGAACTGGCGGTGACCACGCTGTCGGAGAGGGTCTCCGAACAACTCCTGGACAGGCACCACCCTGGGCTCGATCCTCAGATCCGCCGTCTGGTGCTGGACGAGGCCCAGGGCAATCCCTTGGCGCTGCTGGAACTGCCGCCCTATCTGCGCGGCGGCCGGACGGGACGCAGTCCCGGGGAACTGTTCGGGTACACCGGCATCCCGCTGCCCCAGCGCCTGCAACAGGTGTACGGCGCGCGCATCAAGTCCCTCGGCGAGCCAGTGCGCGCTGAGCTGCTGCGCGGTGCCCTGGACGGCGTCGGAGCGGGCACGGCGGCCGACCGCACCCGGAGCACGCGCTACCGCATGCGCGAGGCCGACGATGCCTCGGCCTGCGGTCTGCTGGACGTCGATCCGCTCAGCGGCGACTTCGTCTTCCGGCACCCGTTGGTGCGTTCCACCGTGGTGCACATGGCCACGCCCAACGAGCGGCGCGCGGCGCACGCGGCTCTCGCCGAGGTGCACCGCGATGACGTCGAGCGGCGGGCCACGCATCTGGCGGCCTCGACGGTCGACCCCGACGAGGAGGTGGCGGCCGCACTCGAGGCGGCGGCCGAGTCCGCGACCCGGCGGGGCGGCGCGGTGGCCGCCGTGGCCTGGCTGACCCGTGCCGCGGAGCTCAGCGAGAACCGCGAGGAACGGTCCAGACGACTGGGCAGCGCAACCTTCGTCGCCGGAGATGCCGGCCGGCTGGACCAGGCCCGGCAGCTGGTCCGCTCGGACACCGGGTCCGGCAGCAACGATTCCCGGGCCTCGGTGGTCGTGTCGGGCTATGTCGCGTCTCTCGCCGCCTCGCGGGAGGACGGGGACGTGCGGTCCGCACAGCGCCAGGTCTTCGCGACGATCGAGGGCATGCGCGCCGACGGGGTGGGGGAGCCGAACGAGATGCTCACCCGCTTGGTCGACCTGCTACTGGCCGTCGACCTGTACGCGGGTGACGGGGACGCATGGGAGCGGACTCATGAGCTCCTGGACTCACTGGGCGACCTGGTGTCCTCACATTCGCGCATCTACCAGGATGCCTGGAGCGACGTGGCACGTCGCGGCGCCGGTGTACGGGAGCGGGTGGAGCACGCTTTCTCCGGTCTCCGCGACCTGGAGCCGTCGGATGTCGCCAAGCTGGCCATGGCCGCCTACCACGTGGACACCCTCAGCCCATACCGGCCGCATCTCCAGCGCACCGTGGACCGTGAGGTGGAGACGGGGGCCCTGACCAACGCCATGACCATGTTACAAATGATCATGATGGACCAGCTCGCGGTCGGCGAGTGGGGCGAGGCCGAGCACACCGGACAGCGCTGCCTGGAGCTGGCGACAACGCACCGGCACACTCTGTTCGTTCATCACACGCAGGCGCAGCTGGGGTTGTTGGCCGCCCTGCGGGGCCAGGTCGAGCGGGCCCGGCAGTTGCAGGCCACAGTCGACACTTGGGCCCGCCCCCGCGGCGTCGGATTCCTCACCCAGACCGCCGACGCCATCGGCACCACCGCCGCCCTCGCCGAAGGCGACTACGAAGCCGCCTACCTCCACGCCATCGGCATCACACCCCCCGGCACCTTTGCCCTTTACGCCCACCAGGCCCCCCGCACCCTCCTCGACCTCGTCGAAGCGGCCCTCCACACCGGCCGCACCGAACAAGCACGCACCCACGCCCTCGCCGCCCAAAACGTCAACCTCCCCGACATCTCCCCCCGCCTCGCCCTCATCACCTACGGCGCCCTCGCCATGACCACCACCGACCCCACCGAAGCCGAAAACATGTACCACCGCGCCCAAACCCACCCCGCCGCCCCCTACTTCCCCTTCGAACTCGCCCGCATCCGCCTCGCCCACGGCATCCGCCAACGCCACACCCAAGGACGGAAAGCGGCACGGCCTGCGCTGACCCTGGCCGCGGAGACCTTCGAGCGGCTGGGGGCGCCGACCTGGGCCGAGCGCGCCCGGGCCGAGCTCCGTGCCGCCGGCGCGTCCACCGTCACCTCGTCGGCACACCTGGCGGCGCTGACCTGGCAGGAACGCCGGATCGCCGACCTCGCCGCCGGTGGCCTGACCAACAAGGAGATCGGCGAACGCATGCACCTCTCCCCCCGCACCGTCAGCTCACACCTCTACCGCGTCTTCCCCAAACTCGGCATCACCTCACGCGCCGCCCTCCGTGACGCACTGGGCAAGATCCCCGGCGACCAGAACGTGTGA
- a CDS encoding M28 family peptidase translates to MPADRLDGPARPPGTHSRTAAPPAHARREPHRLAARAGRRAGRAGRCHPDSVSGSPGADDNASGVAVLPETARLLSEAPVPLRTRAHSDSPTASSGSSPRRPPEARAGGLRDYERLATSPRPPP, encoded by the coding sequence GTGCCGGCAGATCGGCTCGACGGACCGGCACGGCCACCGGGCACTCACTCTCGAACCGCGGCTCCACCGGCGCATGCACGGCGCGAACCTCATCGCCTCGCTGCCCGGGCCGGGCGACGGGCCGGCCGTGCTGGTCGGTGCCATCCGGACAGCGTCAGCGGCAGTCCGGGCGCGGACGACAACGCCTCGGGCGTGGCGGTGCTCCCGGAGACGGCACGCCTGCTGTCCGAGGCGCCGGTTCCCCTGCGGACCCGGGCACACAGCGACTCCCCGACGGCTTCGAGCGGGTCTTCCCCGAGGCGTCCGCCCGAGGCCCGGGCGGGCGGTCTCCGGGACTACGAGCGTCTGGCCACCTCACCGCGGCCACCGCCGTGA